From a single Oncorhynchus nerka isolate Pitt River linkage group LG11, Oner_Uvic_2.0, whole genome shotgun sequence genomic region:
- the LOC115136914 gene encoding frizzled-9-like, with translation MEGSPLKILISLWCPLMIAAYSVELGTYDLERGRPAKCEPIVIPMCQGIGYNMTRMPNFMDHENQKEAAIKLNEFAPLVDYGCDVHLRFFLCSLYAPMCTDKVSTSIPACRPMCEQARQKCSPIMEKFHYAWPDSLDCSRLPTKNDPNALCMEAPENDTKTDIKKGEDMPFVPPRPRQPGSSNGRSMGSLGSCENPEKFHYVEKSQSCAPRCSSAVDVFWSRRDKDFAFIWMTVWSTLCFVSTAFTVLTFLLDPHRFQYPERPIIFLSMCYNVYSVAFIIRSVAGAENIACDRENGELYIIQEGLESTGCTIVFLILYYFGMASSIWWVILTLTWFLAAGKKWGHEAIESHSNYFHMAAWGIPALKTIVILTMRKVAGDELTGLCYVGSMDSGALTGFVLIPLSCYLVIGTSFVLTGFVALFHIRKVMKTEGTNTEKLEKLMVKIGIYSILYTVPATCVIICYFYERLNMDYWKFIGLEVKCVSFPGRRNEDCSLESSVPTVVVFMLKIFMSLVVGITSGVWVWSSKTLQTWQGLCCRKLASDRTSRKPCGSVSCSTHCHYKTPAVVLNMAKTDPYSDSPTHV, from the coding sequence ATGGAGGGGTCTCCTTTGAAGATACTGATTTCTCTCTGGTGTCCGCTCATGATTGCTGCCTACAGTGTGGAGCTAGGAACCTACGACCTAGAACGAGGGAGACCAGCCAAATGCGAACCCATAGTAATTCCCATGTGCCAGGGCATTGGCTACAACATGACCAGAATGCCCAATTTTATGGACCATGAAAACCAAAAGGAGGCTGCCATCAAGCTGAATGAGTTTGCACCTCTAGTGGATTACGGCTGTGATGTGCACCTTCGTttcttcctctgctctctctacgCCCCAATGTGCACTGATAAAGTGTCTACCTCCATCCCAGCCTGCAGGCCCATGTGTGAGCAGGCCAGGCAGAAGTGCTCACCCATTATGGAGAAGTTCCACTACGCATGGCCTGACTCGCTGGATTGCTCCAGGCTCCCGACCAAGAATGACCCCAACGCGCTGTGCATGGAGGCTCCAGAGAACGACACCAAGACGGATATCAAGAAGGGAGAGGACATGCCTTTTGTTCCCCCTCGGCCCAGGCAACCGGGTAGCAGTAACGGGCGCTCCATGGGCAGTCTGGGGTCCTGCGAGAACCCAGAGAAGTTCCATTACGTGGAGAAGAGCCAGTCGTGTGCTCCTCGCTGCTCCTCTGCAGTGGACGTGTTCTGGTCCAGACGGGACAAGGACTTTGCCTTCATCTGGATGACGGTGTGGTCAACACTCTGTTTTGTCTCCACGGCCTTCACCGTTCTCACCTTCCTCCTGGACCCCCACCGCTTCCAGTACCCCGAGCGGCCCATCATCTTCCTCTCCATGTGCTACAACGTCTACTCTGTGGCCTTCATCATCCGCTCGGTGGCCGGGGCCGAGAACATCGCCTGCGACCGGGAGAATGGCGAGCTCTACATCATCCAGGAGGGGCTGGAGTCCACAGGCTGCACCATCGTCTTCCTCATCCTCTACTACTTCGGTATGGCCTCGTCCATCTGGTGGGTCATCCTCACCCTCACCTGGTTCCTGGCCGCTGGTAAGAAGTGGGGCCACGAGGCCATTGAGTCCCACAGCAACTACTTCCACATGGCCGCCTGGGGCATCCCAGCTCTgaagaccatcgtcatcctcacCATGAGGAAGGTGGCAGGGGATGAGCTGACGGGTCTGTGCTACGTGGGCAGCATGGACTCTGGAGCGCTCACCGGCTTTGTGCTCATCCCTCTGTCCTGCTACCTTGTCATTGGCACGTCCTTCGTCCTCACCGGCTTTGTGGCGCTCTTCCACATCCGCAAGGTGATGAAAACCGAAGGCACCAACACGGAGAAGCTGGAGAAGCTGATGGTGAAAATCGGCATCTACTCCATCCTGTACACGGTGCCCGCCACCTGCGTCATCATCTGCTACTTCTACGAGAGGCTTAACATGGACTACTGGAAGTTCATAGGTCTGGAGGTCAAGTGCGTGTCGTTCCCCGGGCGCCGGAACGAAGACTGCTCCCTGGAGTCGTCGGTGCCCACCGTGGTGGTGTTCATGCTGAAGATCTTCATGTCCCTGGTGGTGGGCATCACcagtggtgtgtgggtgtggagCTCCAAGAccctgcagacctggcagggCCTGTGCTGCAGGAAGCTGGCATCAGACAGGACTAGCAGGAAGCCCTGTGGCAGCGTGAGCTGCAGCACACACTGTCATTACAAAACCCCTGCCGTGGTGCTCAACATGGCCAAGACAGACCCTTACTCAGACAGCCCCACACATGTCTGA